DNA from Musa acuminata AAA Group cultivar baxijiao chromosome BXJ1-5, Cavendish_Baxijiao_AAA, whole genome shotgun sequence:
atgctgaaccaactgaacaggcacctccaccaccaattgagattccattgagaagatccactagagagcgacaaccctctaccagatatcctccacatgagtatgttatacttactgacgagagagagccagaaacttaccaagaagctattctacatgagaataagagtgagtgggttaaagtcatgcaagaagagatgagatccttgcttgagaaccatacctatgacttggtaagattgcctaaagagaagaaaactcttaagaataagtgggtttacaaattgaagactgaaagcaatagctcacaacagagatacaaggcacgactagttgtgaaaggattcagtcagaagaaaggtattgactttgaagaaatattttctccggttgtaaaaatgtcttctatccgagttgttcttggtttggctgtccgcttgaatttagaagttgagcaacttgatgtaaaaacagcatttcttcatggtgacttagaagaagaaatttacatggagcaaccagaaggtttcaaagtcaagggaaaagaaaatctggtatgtaagcttaggaaaagcttatatggactcaaacaggcacctagacagtgatataagaagtttgattcctttatgatgagccaagggtatgatagaaccacatatgatcattgtgtgtttatgaagaaattttcagatgatgattttattattttactactatatgttgatgatatgttgcttgttgaccatgatgttggaaaaattgaaaagcttaaaagagagctaagtaagtcttttgccatgaaagacttgtgatcggtgagacaaatacttggcatgaagattcttcgtgataggaagaaaaggaagatttggctatctcaggagacttacattgaaaaggttcttgaaagattcaacatgagtaaagccaaagcagtttgttctccacttgcatgtcatttcaagcttagttcgaaacaatatcctacaagtgagaaagaaaaagaagaaatgtccagagtgccttactcatctgcaataggcagtttgatgtatgatatggtttgtactaggccagacatagctcatgtagttggagttgtcagccgatttctctctaatcctggaaaggaacattaggcagtagtgaaatggatattaagatatctaagaggtacttccaggttatgtttatgttttggtaatgatgaacctgtgttagaagggtatacagatgtagacatggcaggtgatactgattccaggaagtccacttcgggattcttaatGACGTTTgcagggggagcagtctcttagcagtctaagttacagaagtgtgttgctctatcaaccacagaagtagaatacatagcagttactgaagcttgtaaggaaactttatggataaaaaagtttctgcaggaattgggcttgaaacaggaaggatatactgtttactgtgacagtcagagcgacattcacctctccaagaattcaacataccattctagattcaagcatattgatgtgagatattactggattcgtaatgtgcttgagatgaaagaattacaattggaaaaagtgcataccaatgagaatggttcagatatattgacaaagtctttacctaaggagaagcttgaagcatgtaggcgaagagcggacttggtacagcccaccatatgagcttgaGGGAGAGAATTGTTGGGTACAGtctatatgtgggcttggacaattgggcctattgagctcaaatcagcaaatgaaaaaaattaaaaagaggagagagaaggtgaggaaaatagaTCAGAGTGCGCGTGCAGCGTGCGAcgacgtgcagagaaaagaggagagagaaatagagagagaaagtaaggtttctgagttttctgtttgacgatcggtggccaaacattaTCAATTTcggtccaaattttatgtggagaatctttgcagcaaactctacaatcctaacagtgttgatctacaatttaccctctctaaggtactttcctgcgatatctactttgtgagacctagaattttctttggaggagatccatctatgtgatgaagatatgttattcttgaaccaagatctatgttcttgatgttattttgatcatcttgttattctagagaagatctactgtaaacctgttatcagtattattgatagtggaagtttgaggtggactacggttccgtggtttttctcacattgggttttccacgttaaaagatttggtctcaccgtgtgattgatttttactctgctatttatgctgtgctgattaatattttcatttggataccaagttagtattttgatatacaaaagaggaaaaaaaatattccgctttaacaaatTTCTTCCCAACAGCTATTGGCGGGGCCGTTGCCATAGTGGTGCCACCGGCCGCCGGACCTGCGCAGCTCCGAGATCCCGCCTGTGGCCATCAGTCTGAACTCGATACCGAAGAGGGAGAAGGACGGGGCCGGGTCTCCGTCGCCGTCCTCCTTTTGGAATTCCTCATCATCCTCTTCCCCAGAAAGTGGCAGTCACCGTAGTGTCGGCGGGGAGGTCCAAAACGTCACGTTCTCTTAGAAAAAATgtgacgtctctctctctctctctctctctctctctctctctccagatgAGTGTCAcgttcttctctttcccaatctGCATGTACGTAGCAAATGGGCAAAGAGACATAGAAAACACTGCCAAAGTTTGTTTTCTGtgaacaaataaaacaaaaacagTAGGAATCCTCCCAATTCTCAATGCAGCAGTTTTGGTTTGCCTCGTGCTTTTGTTTTCGTTTCATGTTTTTCGCCTTTTGTTTCTTGTTTTCCTGCAGATCAAATGTGATGAAAGCAATTAACTGGGCACATTCTACCGTAACAAGGATTCTGTAAGACACATATCTTTCCAGGATATATTATTGTAGCGGTAGCACTTGCCGAAATATATTGTTCTCGAGATAAATCCAACTCACCGGTTAACAGCTGTTGTCAGAGTTGTAAATATTTGTGTATGATATAAAGAAAGATGAACTTAGAAGACGGTTTCATATGGAAagaatcatattatatatattagatttgATCCTGGCAAACGATTGAACGAATCGAATTATGTATATTGAGTTCGATTCATAGTTTAAGATCGAATATAATCTAATCAAATATAAGCTTACTGACAAATTTGACTCAAATTCATTGTTATTTCATGTGGACAAAATACGatcttttaaataaaaatttaaagacAGGATTAAATTTTGGATATAATTAATATCTGACATGATATATGTTAATATTGATTAATTAGATTCGATGATcttcaaataataaaaatatgattaaggAGATTGATGTTGGATTATGCCCAAGAGTTAGTTACCAAATCTGTCTTTTGAACCTACCAGCGTTAATTATGGACATGGGTCAATTTGTTGGCAGAATCCAATGATGAGCTTGGGTTAGAGCATGACTAAATCTGTGAccaaaagggagaagaagagtgTGTCACGGGAATCATTAGCTTTTCTTCGTCTTGAAATGGGAAACAATGAAACGAATGGCTATACTATAACTAATGTAAGGAATGATCATACTGTCATGGATAAAATTATAACCGAGATATTTGATATAATACTTGAGGGTTGATCGTTGGTTTGACAACCTCATTTTGTTTGTTATGTGATGGTGGATCACTTTAGACCTTTTGTCATGTAATCATCTAGAGCTTACgaagtttatatttataatttatattgactATGCTTTCTTAAATGGTTCTTGTGAATCTTGTGAATTTcgagtaaaatattttttcttttgtaagttGTTAAGGGATCATAAACTTTTTTTGAAAAGATTGACCTTTTAAGAATGAGCAAAATCTTTTTTTGGTATTGTGATATCAGGAGAAAGCAATTAACTTGGAGATCTCGGAGTTCTACTGCTGGAGAGATTTGGTCTCATGTGAATGCTGAATAGGATGCAGACCAGAATGCAGTACGATCTCAAGTTGTGATCTTTGTAAGTACTGTGAGGCAAGTGAGGATAGTCTCTCCAATCTTGTCTTGGAGTCGGAAGTCGTAGCTCTCATGCTGACCTACCCATGCATAATTGTCAAACTAACCCTAATCTTTTCATCAATCCTCCAACATTACAAGAAGAAAGCCAATATGCTGGTTGGTGGCACACAGCTGCAATCATTCTGCTAGGTTCTATTAGTTCCCTTCTTTTCTCTCTGTGCATGAAGAAGATAATACTGAAAAGTTTTGTACTCTCAGGATCTGATCTTTGAATGTCGAAGAAGATAATGCACATGTCGAGTAtagaaaaacaacaaaaaaaatgttACGTGGGGGAACACCATGAGGTTTCTGACACAAGAATTTTCACAAGAATCCAAGACTTGTTGGCCATAATTGACTTGGATATGAATCAGTAGGATCCAGCATTTACATCTTCATCCTGCAGAGAAGGGAGCTCTGAGGTCCTTCTTTCTTGCTTCGAGTCTGAACATGACCCAGCCCTACATCTTCCTACAGCCATTGGGCTTGACCTCCTTGCGGACCTTGAACCATTTGGAACAAGTCTCATCCTCCACTCTTCTGGAGGCTGATGACAGAAAGCTAACCTACATGTCCTCCATCTACATCTACCTGTCATCAGAACGAACATGACATAAGAGAAAAGTAAAGGGAACAGCCATTGGATTGCTCTGAAAAACCTTCTCAAGATGAATCAAGCTAAATGCTTGGTCCAAATGATGCCAAAATGTATTGACATGCTCTAAATGATGCTACAACTCATCTTGATGACTTTATCGTTCTCAGCAGAATCATGCAACATccataaaaaagagaagaatatGTACAGATCTCCAAGTGGCTCATGCAGATTCTTGCCAATGTGGATATTTGTCGACAGGATTGTTCTCAGGGAAGACCCACAACATTTGATGAACAGTTGTCAGGTACTTTGAGCATGAAAGATACCTGTGTGGGAATTGGCTGTCATGTTGATGCCAAACTACAAAAGGTGATGTCTATTCAACCTGCACATGATGATGAACAAAAGTTGAAGGAGACAGCCAATAATAGAATAGATTGGATAGGTCgtctgatgatgatgttgatgatgatgagcatattTCTCACTGCATTTTAGATTATCAAATCTGAACTGATGTACAAATGCTGGAGAAAAAAACTAATAGAACCATGTGAACCTGAAGTGCAAATTATATGGACACAGAGTAATGTTtcatgcaaagatttgtatagatagataaatttttagatgatattgcatttatttgtTTACATGACTATCTTGGTCAACAATTAACACCCTGATACTTAACAATTAACTCCTTTGCAAACCATGAGTTCATGGGGACAAGAACAGTAACAGTGCATGTGAATCCGTTTAATTAAATTACCTTGTCATATATCTTTGGGTATTTTAAGTCACTGTGAAAAATAGATCATTGTCTTCTTTAATGGCAAgagaaacattaaaaaaatattttttttcttttttattccaaTAGATCCCTTTCTTACCTTGTCATTTCTTGTCATATAtcccttttttccttttattgtgTTTTTTTAAATAGATCTTGACTTCCGAATGTGCCTTTTTGGACTGATACCACAGAGTTTGACCTGGATTTCCATAGAACATTAGTTGCTCCAGTTGACACTGAAAACTAATTACATTCAGTAGgccaaaaacaataaagaaagaaaacaaatattATGTGGTAAATGCCTAAGTATATGATCATGGACTGATCCCTCGGCCTGTTTGGACCTTCTCGGGTCTCAACGGATTTGACCTATTCAAGTATATGGCCCGTTTAAGGTCCACCATAATCCCAATTTTATGAtcgacaaaaagaaaaagacaaaccAATAACTACAAGATGGTTGCAAGATGCCGTAAAAATAGATTCCTGCCTTCATCACTTCACCACTATATGCACACATACACATGCAAAATGGACGAACTGTAACGATGCAATGTGAATTGATTGCAAAACAAGAGTTGATTAAAGCAAACCTTACCAAAAAATCAGGACACCTGTTCCAAGCGTTCACCATCAACTGAGCACCTTGAACTGGGGGTGAAGTCTCAAACTGCACTAAGCAAATCAAGGACTACTCATAAAGACATGCTCTGGTTCATAGTGACTTCATGATCTGCACCAAGAAACAAACAAGTCTTCTTGGAGGTTTAGCCTATTTTATACAGTATAGGAATTTACTGGGACCAGTTGTTTCATAGTGGTTTAGCATGGTTACCTGATGTGAGAGAACAGAAGAAACAGAGTGTCTTGCCCCTTAGAATGGACAGATACGAAGGGAAAACCCACTCTTCACTGTTAATTCCAAGAATAGACCATTGCATTTCAAGGAAATGAAGAATCATCCTTTTGCTACTTATAAATTCATATTATATTTGATAAAACATGCAGGGTATCCTGGAAAGTCACCTTAATCTCTTAAGGTATTTCACTGAAGACAATTTTAAGTAAATCCCATGTGGCTGTAGATTCAAGTCAGCTATTGAAATAAGAGAGAGTAAGCTATGATACTATTTCCCACTAATCTTGTGAAATGTTTGTGCAACTGCACAATGGCATGTGGCTTTCAGGACGTTCATAGTCTATGGAGTAAAAGTTTGCTCAATCAGAAGAAAAAGTAATGGAACAAAAGGAAGATCATAGACATGATCTACGACTTTTGGCAGTCTAATTTTCCACAAACAGTTTGGGTCTTTAACAAGAACAAGCTACGAGAAAATAGAACTTATCGAAGTCACAAACTACGAGTCTGATACGAACAAACAGATATTGGAAATACCTAGAAATAGTACAAAATGTATCAGGACTTAAACAGTACAAGAAACAGATATGAAACGAAACAGAAGGAGAATTTTATAACATGTATCAGGACCTAAACAGTACAAAATGCCAAAATTCACAGAAATAGGCTAAGAGAATCAAGCTTGCCTAATTGCTTGATAACATTCCATCGCAACGTAAACATCGTGACTATGTTAAATCAATATTGGAAATACCAAGAAAATGGGGAAAAAGGTTCTTCTTAAAGTTCCATGTACATAACAACACCACCAGTGCATGTCACATTCTATTCTCCCGAGCATGAATATCAATCAAGGAGAAGAAGGAATAGCGTGTTTGTCATCTAGTAGCCATTAAATACATTGCCATAATTTAGAAGATGGATTTTCACGCAATACAAATTAGAACATGCACTAGGATATCACTGTTATTAGAAATAAATGAAAAGGATTCATTCATGTAGctcaccccaaatagttgggattatAACCCTCTGTACTTGTTAATGATGCTTTTGTATGGCCTAATTGCTTATATACCATGAAAGACCCACTGACATCATCTCCATTTCATGCACTCTACAAAAAAATAGACTCCAAGTTATAGCAACATAACAGAAGTATGGCTCAAATATGAATAGATAGATGTAagcaacataaaagcaaagatcttACAGATTGGTTCCACAGGTGCAACAATACTAAATCTTTCCTGCAGTCTTGACTATGGACTTCCAATCACCATAAGTGTTTCTACTCAGTAAAGTGAGATACTAATCAGAGAAATTGGGAGCAAGTTCTTTAGCAGCTAACAAGAGGAGGTCCAATGAAAAACGACAAAGAATAGGACAGACATAATTTCTGCTTCGTAAGTCATATTAACTTTAATCAAATGCTTGCTTAATGCAATTCTTACCATATAGCCCAAAGCTAAAGCAATATCACTTCTCAAGCATGAATGCTGAATTTGCACCAGTACAGGAAGATCCATCAATAGGAGCATTAAGTAGCACAAGAATGAAAACAAATAATTTATCATTATAACCTATCTAGCATACAAAGCTGAAAGTTCATGCAACTTTATTTTCCTCATCATATCTGAATCACCAAAATAGATAAGAATATTGAGGTTAACCATAAATGAACACACAAAAGGATAACCACAAAATCATCACCTTGGATTATTTGTTTGCTCTCCATGAGGACAATTAAGATGAAGATAACATCACCACTAAATCAATGATCCACTCACAATCAGGTAGGAGATTACAGCAATAAGCAGGATCTATAGAGACAATCCTATCTGAATCACAAAAAATTGCTTCTATTCTGAACAACACAGTAGAATTGAGTAGAAATCTAGTACAACACAACAGTTCTGTGGACATGGAGGAAGAACAAGTTCTTAAGGACATAAAGGAAAAAAAGGCTTAGTATACTGCCTGATGTCAAAGCAAGCATTGCATAAACTCCTCAAAATGCTGGCATACCAAGTATCTCTATTGTAGGATCAAGAAGAGGTAGGACATGTATGAACACCATCCTTGCAATCATTGGTGAGATCGTTGAAGGTCTCGAGTTGTTTCTTACCCCTCAAGAACACTTCTGTGTCCACCTCAACCCTCATATACCCATCAAATTCCACTGGTACCCCGTTGTTAAGCTCCTTAGTCTCCAAGTACCATTCACTGTTCTCACCCCATAGATCCTTAAAATCGTCAAGGAAATATGTAGTGTATGCTTCTTTCAAAGGTTCAAAGAACGAAGTATCAGGCTCGTTAGTTGCAATATATAGGTGCCTCCCCTCCTCGATCTTATCTTTGAGAGTCACGAGAAGTGACTCTGGCGAAGTATCGACAGCAAGGTGTGGCCAGAGCTCAGCATTCTTCGCCTTCTCACCTCTCACAATGTGAACCGAGTCGAAGTCCCAATTCATCCTGGAGGCTATCGCAGAGACAATCTCCATCAACCGTCGTGACTTCCATAAGAGTTGCCATGGCCGCTGGATCACAGACTCGGTTTCACCCTCGCAGACCCTGTACCAGTGATTATCCGGCTTGACGTCGTCAAACTTCCTCATGATTAATGCGTCCTTGACATCGGCGAGCTTCATGGGGGTGACCTTGAAGTCATCAACATAGAAGAGGCTCAGTCCGTCCTTCTCGTTCCATTTCCCCCAGTCGGTCCAGAACTGGCCTTGGTCGATCACCGGAGCAGAGTGCTTCAAATGCTCGAAATCGAAGTATAACCTGAAGTCCTTGTCCTCCTCGTTCTGGCCCGTCAGCGTGTACATCGAGGACAGGCAAATCTTCATATCCATGACGAGCGTCCGGTTCAAGTACTGAGCTTCGCCTAGCGCGCAAAGAAAGCTCCACAAGTAGTGATTCATGCTCTTGCAGCGGTCACCGCCGCCCATGTAGATGAGATAACGTCCGGAGGCGAACGCGGATTCTGAATCGATCACTGGGAGGGTGTCGTTGACCGGCTCGCCAACGACCGGCACCGCCGCTGTCGTCTCATCGGCCTTCTTGGCCCCGAAGGCGGAGTCTTCGCCGGCATGATCGGGCTTGGAGCCGCGGCGCTTGCGTGCGTTGACACCGGAGTGGAAGTCATCGACCTTGGAGACAGAGAGGACGCAATTGGCGGACTGCGTCAGCTGGAACCGGCGGTAGTCTCTGTAAAACATGGGCCGAGTGGCGTCCTTGGGGCGGAAACGCCAGGCCATATCGCAGGAACCCGGCCCACTGGGGACGGCGACTGGCTTGCCGAAGCGGTAGAAGTGGATGTCCGGTAAGGCCTCGATGGCAGCGCGCATCAGCAGGTGGAAGAGTTCCGGATCGGCGCAGTCCACGGGCGCGGCGGGGTCGCACACAGGGACGACGGCGGCAGAGGCCGCGGTGGAGTTGATGTCGGAGAGCTCGATGAAGGGGGCGGCCTCAGTTCCCGCGGCGGCGGAGGTAGAATTGGAGGAGGAGTTGAGAAAGTCCTCGCCAGTGCGAAGGACGGAGGGATCGGAAAGAAAGGTAGCGTTCGAGGTGGAGGTGAGGAAGGAGGCAAGCCTGGAGGCGGCGGCAGGGGACCGGAGGAGGGGGTCATCGGGCTGGTAGATAGCGGCGATGATAGTAAAGACGAGGACGGCGACGACGAAGAGAGCGAAGCAGAGGTTGCCACCGCCGCTGCCAACTCCCCCGACGCGGAGTGCGCCCGAGCTCAGGTGGCTCAGTGTCCGCCCTCCTGCCATTTCTTTCTTGGATCCCTTCCTTCGCTACGGCTTGCTTgatctaagagagagagagagagagagagaagttggAGTGTTGGATCTGGACCGGCGAgtcgaaagaagaagaagaagaagaaggttctgGAGCTGCACTTGACGCTGAGATCTCGCTTGGTTTTGTCTAAAGAAAACGACCGACAGTGGAAGATTAAAGTTCGATTAGAAACCAAAAGAGAAGCAGCAGCAGAATGGAAGAAATTGCATGCTTGTCCGTATCAGTCGAAGAACATAATATGAAATGGATGGATTCATCACGATCATGGCATTGACTTATTATACCTTGCAACTTTCTCCCATTGTTTATgcctttctcttgttttttataaatattttatctttaaaatatttCAGTATTACACTTCTATTCTATGGGAGCCCTTCTTTCATCGATTTAATGAAAATGCTCCTTACCTCCGTCAGCAACCCTCAATCATCGTCGTTGCCACCACCATCGACCGTCCCACTATTAATGGTGcctccctctcctctctctctttccatctttttcttctcctcatccTGGCCCCCTCCTCCCTCGTCACCATCGTTACTAGCGCCCCTCGCCACTTGCCTCCCAAAGGGCTCTTGTCTTTGATTGTGATGCAGGGGGAGTGACAGCGGGCAACGTGGGTAGCGAACTCCCCATCTTTAATCGTGAGGAAGGGAGAGTTGCAACCGCAGTAGCTATAGTCTTATCGAGGGAGGTGGGCGATGACCGTCAAAGCCAGGAAATGAGGGCACCAATAGTTAACGGGGGAGGAAGGGGAAAGGAGGATAGGGTGACACCACTTGTGGTGAGAGAAGGGGGTAGCAGAGGCAATGGCGATTAGGGGCTACAAAAGTGGAGACAACGGCGATCGGGGCCGGCAACGGAGAAAGTAACGATCGAGGGTGGCGATGGAGTTTGATATGCAGAGTAGAGCAATACCACCATTCCAAAATTGCTCAAATACTATGTCATAATAAATACCATTCCATATTCAACACAAATAATATTTACTAGGTTAAACCGGATGGTACGCGCATACTGAAGTCATATGCCATACCGATCTCGATCTCATAGCGAGTaacctttttattatttatatttttttttttttttttcgaaactCAATATAATCCGAATCCAAACCCCGATCGGCACAATGCCGATGAACAAATTTCAAACCTTGGTTTCAATCATTTCATCTACATTAATGATGCACAGTTTTATGTCACATTCCTTGAAATATGAATCTATCAGGCAACACATCCATGGTAGAAATCTGCAACATATATATGACAGTCCAAACACCACTAAAACCAGAGAGCAACAGAAACAGGATATATGCGGGTGTAGAGAACAAAAACTTGCCAAAGTTCAAGTTCTTGATTTCAGAACCACTTACACTGAAAAACTCTATAAACGTATCATCCCAGCTATTAATTGCTACAAAGTACAAGTAACATCTACACAAATGTTCATACTTTGTGAAGCATTCAAAGAGAAGAGACACCAAAAAAGCTGCCCAAAAACGATGATGATACATCCAAAGTTGATACCTCAAAAGAGACAGGGTGTATCTACCTAACATTCAAATACCGATTAGAGACTAAAACAAATCAACAGCAGTTCAAGAAAATATACGAATAAAACACCACTAGGAAAACAATTGCATATGGCATGACATACAACGGTGGCAGGTATGCAATTCCAAGTCCTTTAGATCTCGGAATAATCTGGTTAAACAAAGTCCAATAGCCATAGATAACTTGATGATTTGGTATGCTTATTTACAGTGGCACATAAAACAAAGAATTTAATCTTCTTTCTAGTAGCTGAAACAAAGATGTACAGGAAACAGAGAAACCCCATTAAGGATCGGGTTTTCCCACCACTTGTTCATCGCTGGAATCATATTCATCTTCACTCAGCTCTTCGTCACTCAACTTGTCTTCTGGAGAAGCGCCAATATCTTCAGGCTTTGCATATTTCTGACAGTATTCTGGATAATGAGGGTAAACGGAGCAGTAAGAAATTAAATACAAAAaatatagaaaatttaaaaataaatgtcaAATCAACAAAATAAATTAGTTTACGTAGAAAGACAAAATGGGTCCAACACAAGATTCACACAACAGAAAAAGCCTCTTATCATCCTTCAGAAGTTAGCAGTAGGGAAATGGCATCCTCTTGTCAACACAAACCAACAAGATTATTGTTTTAATTTCACTAACCTCTAAAATCCCCAAATGCTTGGGTGCAACATTTAGTCAATACACTTTGTCAGAAAATTTCATGTCAACTGTGCTATAAGCACAGAATTATTCATGACAAGAACTAAATTAGTTGAACAAGCACAAACAGCTGTAATGGTATGCCAATTCTGGTAAGAACTTCACTTGTAATTttatatgatgcaaattttaagaGCTTCAAACTAAGGTATCTCACAAGCAGTGCCAATCAGGGACTCTGCATTATCAAACAACCAAAGAGTCTAACATAATAGCTCAAAATTTGTCACTTCTTAACAAGGCTCTCGAGTAGGAAACAGAGAACTATATGGATGATTTCATGTGATTGGTCCAGTTTTATTGCAAATAACTGTTATAGAAGTTATATGTATAACTGTT
Protein-coding regions in this window:
- the LOC103984835 gene encoding uncharacterized protein LOC103984835; the encoded protein is MAGGRTLSHLSSGALRVGGVGSGGGNLCFALFVVAVLVFTIIAAIYQPDDPLLRSPAAASRLASFLTSTSNATFLSDPSVLRTGEDFLNSSSNSTSAAAGTEAAPFIELSDINSTAASAAVVPVCDPAAPVDCADPELFHLLMRAAIEALPDIHFYRFGKPVAVPSGPGSCDMAWRFRPKDATRPMFYRDYRRFQLTQSANCVLSVSKVDDFHSGVNARKRRGSKPDHAGEDSAFGAKKADETTAAVPVVGEPVNDTLPVIDSESAFASGRYLIYMGGGDRCKSMNHYLWSFLCALGEAQYLNRTLVMDMKICLSSMYTLTGQNEEDKDFRLYFDFEHLKHSAPVIDQGQFWTDWGKWNEKDGLSLFYVDDFKVTPMKLADVKDALIMRKFDDVKPDNHWYRVCEGETESVIQRPWQLLWKSRRLMEIVSAIASRMNWDFDSVHIVRGEKAKNAELWPHLAVDTSPESLLVTLKDKIEEGRHLYIATNEPDTSFFEPLKEAYTTYFLDDFKDLWGENSEWYLETKELNNGVPVEFDGYMRVEVDTEVFLRGKKQLETFNDLTNDCKDGVHTCPTSS